The following proteins come from a genomic window of Ochotona princeps isolate mOchPri1 chromosome 14, mOchPri1.hap1, whole genome shotgun sequence:
- the LOC101528454 gene encoding small ribosomal subunit protein uS14m-like: MKSDDNASHCTAWRPHGGLAAAEVEQVAPLSTSLQVRGYYVDWRTLSDAKRRTLAYEFADERLRINSLGKNTILPKDFQQVANEEIAALPRDSCPVRIRNHCVMTSGPHGLKRRWGLSRIVFPHLADHGQFSGVQLHMANPKLLR; the protein is encoded by the exons ATGAAAAGTGACGACAATGCTTCACATTGTACTG CATGGCGGCCTCATGGTGGGCTCGCTGCTGCGGAAGTTGAGCAGGTGGCTCCGTTATCCACTTCTCTTCAAGTTCGAGGTTACTATGTAGACTGGAGAACGCTGAGTGATGCGAAGAGACGGACACTGGCCTACGAGTTCGCAGATGAGCGACTACGGATCAACTCACTCGGGAAGAATACCATTTTACCGAAGGATTTTCAGCAAGTGGCTAATGAAGAAATTGCTGCCCTTCCGCGGGACAGCTGTCCTGTGAGGATCAGAAACCACTGCGTCATGACGTCCGGGCCACATGGCCTGAAGAGGCGCTGGGGGCTGAGTCGCATCGTCTTTCCTCACTTAGCTGACCACGGACAGTTTTCTGGGGTACAGCTCCATATGGCAAACCCGAAGCTGCTGAGGTGA